Proteins encoded by one window of Nocardia goodfellowii:
- the ssb gene encoding single-stranded DNA-binding protein: protein MFETTGTIVGNIVTTPVRRELPNGELVVTFRLGSTSRRRDAAGEWVDSGTLFITVTCWRRLALGVDTSLHRGDPVLVHGQWRTVDYRAKDGTDRRELELRAYAVGPDLSRCTARVTRNSEYGSGSGPASLMRNTCLGSSAEERVRVGENQGDATTVQSDSSSDRADIQPVDA, encoded by the coding sequence ATGTTCGAGACCACCGGAACCATCGTCGGCAACATCGTCACCACTCCGGTGCGGCGGGAGCTGCCCAATGGGGAGCTGGTGGTGACTTTCCGGCTGGGCAGTACGTCGCGCCGGCGCGACGCCGCGGGGGAGTGGGTGGACAGCGGCACCCTGTTCATCACCGTCACTTGCTGGCGGCGGCTCGCCCTCGGCGTCGACACCTCGCTGCACCGGGGCGATCCGGTGCTCGTGCACGGGCAGTGGCGCACCGTCGATTACCGGGCCAAGGACGGTACCGACCGCCGCGAGCTGGAACTGCGGGCCTATGCCGTCGGGCCGGATCTGTCGCGCTGCACCGCCCGCGTCACGCGCAACTCCGAGTACGGGTCCGGCTCCGGGCCCGCGAGCCTGATGCGGAATACTTGTCTGGGATCGAGCGCTGAAGAACGCGTACGTGTCGGCGAGAACCAGGGGGATGCGACGACCGTGCAGAGCGACTCCTCCTCCGACCGCGCCGATATCCAGCCGGTCGACGCCTG
- a CDS encoding serine/threonine dehydratase, giving the protein MTDRGLFEDCLGEDRVAGRVYRSDVRAARKRLAGRVRKTPVFHTSVLGPNGPVPVTLKLEYLQHGGTFKVRGSLNALLECGRSADQVVIASGGNAGIAAALAAAQLGKGCTVVVPESAPHTKVAAMWSYGAEVLWHGTTYTEAHRYAQELAVERGAMQLHAYDLPAVVAGAGVIGLELAEQVRGRPPVLAGVGGGGLIAGLGAALGRRQPVIGIEPEGVPTLHAALGASRPVEVRAAGLGAEVPGAIRIGDIALDVARRYAVRSLLVTDDAIVTARDYLWREFRIVVEFSGATAFAAIQSGAYVPARGERPVVVLCGANTDLDIG; this is encoded by the coding sequence GTGACCGACCGCGGGTTGTTCGAGGATTGCCTGGGTGAGGACAGGGTCGCGGGGCGGGTGTATCGGTCGGACGTGCGGGCGGCGCGGAAGCGACTGGCCGGCCGGGTGCGCAAGACGCCGGTATTCCATACCTCGGTGTTGGGGCCGAACGGTCCGGTTCCGGTCACGCTGAAACTCGAATACCTCCAGCACGGTGGCACTTTCAAGGTGCGCGGCAGCTTGAACGCGCTGCTGGAATGCGGCAGGTCGGCCGATCAGGTGGTCATCGCCTCCGGCGGCAACGCCGGTATCGCGGCCGCGCTGGCCGCCGCCCAGCTCGGCAAGGGGTGCACGGTGGTGGTGCCGGAGTCGGCGCCGCACACCAAGGTTGCCGCCATGTGGTCCTACGGGGCCGAAGTGCTCTGGCACGGCACGACCTATACCGAGGCGCATCGCTATGCCCAGGAACTGGCCGTGGAACGCGGAGCCATGCAGTTGCACGCCTATGACCTGCCCGCGGTGGTCGCCGGAGCGGGGGTGATCGGGCTGGAACTCGCGGAGCAGGTGCGAGGCCGGCCACCGGTGCTGGCCGGAGTCGGCGGCGGCGGCCTGATCGCCGGGCTCGGGGCCGCGCTGGGGCGTCGGCAGCCGGTGATCGGCATCGAGCCCGAGGGCGTGCCGACGCTGCACGCGGCGCTGGGCGCGAGTCGGCCGGTGGAGGTGCGGGCGGCCGGGCTCGGGGCGGAAGTGCCGGGCGCCATCCGGATCGGCGATATCGCGCTCGACGTGGCGCGCCGCTATGCGGTGCGATCGTTGCTGGTCACCGACGACGCCATCGTCACCGCCCGCGACTATCTGTGGCGCGAGTTCCGCATCGTCGTCGAATTTTCCGGGGCCACGGCGTTCGCGGCGATCCAGAGCGGCGCGTACGTGCCGGCTCGGGGCGAGCGGCCGGTGGTCGTGCTCTGCGGCGCCAATACCGATCTCGACATCGGCTGA
- a CDS encoding cytochrome c oxidase assembly protein: protein MSSPLDPHAEAEVSDAAGTGSTGTFAVVTAISIAVAAVVAALVVGLSAAQALSLLGIPDPGSLTTYGLPAIRALTDLLAALTVGSLMFAAFLVPPQADGLLDVAGYRALRRASNFALMWACCAALLVPLTVSDTTGQRVGEIWRPEQLWRAIELVDLAQAWRTTVVLALIVAIGCRLALRWGWAPVLFGGAIVTMMPLALTGHSSSGGAHDLATNSLILHLISSAVWVGGLFAVLAYAMRGGEHTALAARRFSLTATVAFVVIAASGVINSVVRVSWSDLFSTTYGQLIVAKAVALIVLGVFGYLQRRAALPALAADPRDRAALIRFGGVEALIFAATIGLAVGLGRTPPPALKTVPTPAEVEIGYNLAGPPTLGRLLFDWRFDLIFGTLAIVAAVVYLVGVRRLRLRGDAWPVGRTIAWLSGCAVLLLATSSGIGRYSPAMFSVHMGQHMALSMLAPILFALGGAVTLALRALPAAGKNGAPGPREWILAAVHNPVSRFLTHPIVASVIFVGGFYALYLGGIYDTVVDSHAAHLLMNLHFLLSGYLFYWVVIGIDPKPREVQPLTKLGMVFGSLPFHAFFGIALMSMTTVLGGWFFRSLGLGWNADLLADQRTGGSFAWASGEVPLVVVMLALLIQWSRSDARLAKRTDRAADRDNNAELAAHNAMFAELAKRDRGGRE from the coding sequence ATGTCGTCACCGCTGGACCCGCACGCCGAAGCAGAGGTATCGGACGCCGCGGGGACCGGTTCAACGGGAACGTTCGCCGTGGTCACCGCCATCTCGATCGCTGTCGCGGCCGTCGTGGCGGCACTGGTGGTCGGCCTGTCGGCGGCGCAGGCGCTGAGTTTGCTCGGCATTCCGGACCCCGGCTCGCTGACCACCTACGGACTGCCCGCGATTCGGGCGCTGACCGATCTGCTCGCGGCGCTGACCGTGGGCTCGCTGATGTTCGCGGCGTTTCTGGTGCCGCCGCAAGCCGATGGTCTGCTCGACGTCGCCGGCTATCGGGCGTTGCGGCGGGCCTCGAATTTCGCGCTGATGTGGGCTTGCTGCGCGGCACTGCTGGTTCCGCTGACGGTGTCGGACACCACGGGCCAGCGCGTCGGGGAGATCTGGCGGCCGGAACAGCTGTGGCGCGCGATCGAGCTGGTGGATCTGGCCCAGGCGTGGCGGACCACGGTGGTGCTCGCGCTGATCGTCGCGATCGGCTGCCGGCTCGCGCTGCGGTGGGGTTGGGCGCCGGTGCTGTTCGGTGGCGCGATCGTAACGATGATGCCGTTGGCGCTGACCGGGCATTCGTCCTCCGGCGGCGCGCACGATCTGGCGACGAACAGCCTGATCCTGCATCTGATCTCGAGTGCGGTGTGGGTCGGCGGGCTGTTCGCGGTCCTGGCCTACGCGATGCGCGGCGGCGAGCACACGGCGCTGGCGGCGCGGCGGTTCTCGCTCACCGCGACGGTCGCGTTCGTCGTCATCGCGGCCAGCGGTGTCATCAACTCCGTGGTCCGCGTCTCCTGGTCCGATCTGTTCAGCACCACCTATGGACAGTTGATCGTGGCGAAGGCCGTCGCGCTGATCGTGCTCGGCGTGTTCGGTTACCTGCAGCGTCGCGCGGCCCTGCCCGCGCTGGCCGCGGACCCGCGTGACCGTGCCGCGCTGATCCGCTTCGGCGGTGTCGAAGCGCTGATCTTCGCGGCCACCATCGGTCTCGCCGTCGGGCTCGGCCGCACGCCCCCGCCCGCGCTGAAAACAGTGCCGACCCCAGCGGAAGTGGAGATCGGCTACAACCTGGCCGGGCCGCCGACCCTGGGCAGGTTGCTGTTCGACTGGCGCTTCGACCTGATCTTCGGCACGCTGGCCATCGTGGCGGCGGTGGTGTATTTGGTCGGGGTGCGCCGCTTACGCTTGCGCGGTGACGCCTGGCCGGTCGGGCGGACCATCGCCTGGCTGTCCGGCTGTGCCGTTCTGCTCCTCGCCACGTCCTCGGGCATCGGCCGCTACTCGCCCGCGATGTTCAGCGTGCACATGGGCCAGCACATGGCGCTGTCCATGCTCGCCCCCATCCTTTTCGCGCTCGGCGGCGCGGTCACCCTGGCGCTGCGGGCATTACCCGCGGCCGGAAAGAACGGCGCTCCGGGGCCACGCGAATGGATCCTGGCAGCGGTGCACAACCCGGTCTCGCGCTTCCTGACCCACCCGATCGTGGCGTCCGTCATCTTCGTCGGCGGCTTCTACGCGCTGTACCTGGGCGGCATCTACGACACCGTGGTCGACTCGCACGCCGCGCACCTGCTGATGAACCTGCATTTCCTGCTCAGCGGCTATCTCTTCTACTGGGTGGTGATCGGCATCGATCCGAAACCCCGCGAGGTACAGCCGTTGACCAAGCTGGGCATGGTGTTCGGTTCGCTGCCGTTCCACGCCTTCTTCGGTATCGCGCTGATGAGCATGACGACGGTGCTGGGCGGCTGGTTCTTCCGCAGCCTCGGCCTCGGCTGGAACGCGGACTTGCTCGCCGACCAGCGCACCGGCGGCAGCTTCGCGTGGGCCAGCGGTGAGGTGCCGCTGGTCGTGGTGATGCTGGCGCTGTTGATCCAGTGGTCGCGCAGCGACGCGCGGCTGGCGAAACGTACCGACCGAGCCGCCGACCGGGACAACAACGCCGAACTGGCCGCGCACAACGCGATGTTCGCCGAGTTGGCCAAGCGCGATCGCGGAGGCCGCGAGTGA
- a CDS encoding GNAT family N-acetyltransferase, with the protein MATYLETDRLLLRHFTENDADLLIELDSDPEVMRYLSGGIPTPPHRIQHEVLPRLLHQYDKWNGHFGTFATHAKTSGEFLGWFILRPEADDPTDEAELGYRFRRPAWGKGYATEGSKALLHKAFTELGLRMIWAETMFVNRASRNVMANSG; encoded by the coding sequence GTGGCCACCTACCTCGAAACCGACCGTCTGCTACTGCGTCACTTCACCGAGAACGACGCCGACTTGCTCATCGAACTGGACAGCGACCCCGAGGTCATGCGCTACCTCTCCGGCGGAATCCCCACACCTCCGCACCGAATTCAGCACGAGGTCCTACCCCGCCTGCTCCACCAATACGACAAATGGAATGGCCACTTCGGAACCTTCGCGACGCACGCGAAGACCAGCGGCGAATTCCTCGGCTGGTTCATCCTGCGCCCCGAAGCCGACGACCCCACGGACGAGGCCGAACTCGGCTACCGCTTCCGCCGACCGGCGTGGGGCAAGGGCTACGCGACCGAGGGCTCGAAAGCCCTGCTACACAAAGCATTCACCGAACTCGGCCTGCGCATGATCTGGGCCGAAACAATGTTCGTCAACCGCGCTTCGCGCAACGTCATGGCAAACTCGGGATGA
- a CDS encoding MBL fold metallo-hydrolase, with product MEIVSVLPQLHALRFAEVNDLNVYVWNDGAQVTLIDSGLPGAAAAIEKGLRSLGFTPDGVRRVILTHAHDDHLGSAADLAEWGAEIWAHQADADIVRGERPQPAPVLRDWERPIADALPPTPAPRPAPVHRELHDGEMLDFAGGARVLAVPGHTAGSLALHLPQHRVLFTGDTLANVHGTTMPGVFNLDSAAVDAAAHRLTDLDVDVVCVGHGDVLRAEALRAWRGGDGTPAQQRTD from the coding sequence GTGGAGATCGTGTCTGTGCTGCCGCAGCTACATGCCCTTCGGTTTGCCGAAGTGAATGACCTCAACGTCTACGTGTGGAACGACGGAGCGCAGGTGACGCTGATCGACAGCGGCCTGCCCGGCGCGGCCGCGGCGATCGAAAAAGGGCTTCGCTCATTGGGTTTCACGCCCGACGGGGTGCGGCGCGTCATCCTCACCCACGCGCACGACGATCACCTCGGATCGGCGGCCGACCTCGCCGAGTGGGGCGCCGAAATCTGGGCTCACCAGGCCGATGCCGACATCGTGCGTGGTGAACGTCCGCAACCGGCTCCCGTGCTGCGCGACTGGGAACGCCCCATCGCCGACGCTCTGCCACCGACCCCAGCCCCGCGACCCGCCCCTGTACACCGTGAACTGCACGACGGCGAGATGCTCGACTTCGCGGGTGGCGCACGGGTTTTGGCGGTTCCCGGCCACACCGCGGGCAGCTTGGCACTGCATCTGCCGCAGCACCGCGTGTTGTTCACCGGTGACACGCTCGCCAACGTGCACGGCACCACCATGCCCGGTGTGTTCAACCTCGACAGCGCCGCCGTCGACGCGGCGGCGCACCGGCTCACCGACTTGGATGTCGACGTGGTCTGTGTCGGTCACGGTGACGTGCTGAGGGCGGAGGCGTTGCGGGCATGGCGGGGCGGCGATGGCACGCCCGCGCAGCAGAGAACCGACTGA
- a CDS encoding sugar phosphate isomerase/epimerase family protein, with translation MRPITLFTGQWADLPFEQVCALAADWGYDGLEIACSGDHFEVDKAVADPNYVTDKRKTLERHGLQVFAISNHLVGQAICDHPIDERHRAIVPARVWGDGEPEGVRRRAAAEMADTARAAAALGVRTVVGFTGSSIWHTVAMFPPVSPETIDRGYQDFADRWNPILDVFDTEGVRFAHEVHPSEIAYDYWTTVRALAAVDHRPAFGLNWDPSHFIWQDLDPVAFILDFADRIYHVDCKDTKLRCTDGRRGRLSSHLPWADFRRGWDFVSTGRGDVPWEDCFRALNAIGYDGPISIEWEDAGMDRLAGAPEALSFIRTYNAITPPAAAFDAAFGNQT, from the coding sequence ATGAGACCGATCACACTTTTCACCGGCCAATGGGCCGACCTGCCCTTCGAGCAAGTGTGCGCCCTGGCCGCCGACTGGGGCTACGACGGACTCGAAATCGCCTGTTCCGGAGATCATTTCGAGGTCGACAAGGCAGTGGCGGATCCGAATTACGTCACGGACAAACGCAAGACACTCGAACGGCACGGCCTCCAGGTCTTCGCCATCTCCAACCACCTGGTCGGCCAGGCGATCTGCGACCATCCGATCGACGAGCGCCACCGTGCGATCGTCCCCGCGCGCGTCTGGGGCGACGGCGAACCCGAGGGTGTGCGCCGTCGGGCCGCCGCCGAAATGGCCGATACCGCGAGGGCCGCAGCAGCATTGGGTGTCCGCACAGTTGTCGGTTTCACCGGCTCGAGCATCTGGCATACCGTCGCCATGTTTCCCCCGGTGTCACCCGAGACCATCGACCGCGGTTACCAGGACTTCGCCGATCGCTGGAACCCGATCCTCGATGTCTTCGACACCGAGGGTGTCCGCTTCGCCCACGAAGTGCACCCCAGCGAAATCGCCTACGACTACTGGACCACGGTGCGCGCGCTGGCCGCCGTCGACCACCGCCCCGCCTTCGGCTTGAACTGGGACCCTTCCCATTTCATCTGGCAGGACCTCGACCCCGTCGCCTTCATCCTCGATTTCGCCGACCGGATCTATCACGTCGACTGCAAGGACACCAAGCTCCGCTGCACCGACGGCCGCCGTGGCCGCCTCTCCTCGCACCTGCCCTGGGCCGACTTCCGCCGCGGCTGGGACTTCGTCTCCACCGGGCGCGGTGACGTTCCCTGGGAAGACTGCTTCCGCGCCCTCAACGCCATCGGCTACGACGGACCCATCTCGATCGAATGGGAGGACGCCGGCATGGACCGCCTGGCCGGCGCCCCCGAAGCGCTCTCCTTCATCCGCACCTACAACGCCATCACACCGCCCGCCGCTGCCTTCGACGCGGCCTTCGGCAACCAGACCTAG
- a CDS encoding Gfo/Idh/MocA family protein: protein MTSTQPQRPRIGIGLVGHAFMGRAHSHAWRSVDAIFELPWQPVLSVLAGRDADRAGVAAARLGWGSAVGDWRLLLARDDVDLVDICTPGDSHAEIAIAALEAGKHVLCEKPLANTVAEAEAMAAAAERAARKGVRSMVGFSYRRVPALALARNLVAQGRIGTIRHVRAQYLQDWLADPHTPLSWRLDRQRAGSGALGDIGAHIIDATQFVTGETLTGVSAVLDTFVTERPLPDRPGSGPVTVDDAALFHGRLSGGGLASFEASRVAAGRKNALRLELNGTHGSLAFDLEAMNELWFHDHTERPETAGFRRILVTEPQHPYAGAWWPPGHGLGYDHTFTNQVADLVIAIAAGKDPEPTFAEGLAVQRVLAAVEASAADAGRWTAIGGVQP from the coding sequence TTGGCAACCGGTGCTTTCGGTACTGGCGGGCCGTGACGCCGACCGGGCGGGTGTGGCGGCCGCCCGGCTCGGTTGGGGGAGCGCGGTGGGAGATTGGCGGCTCCTGCTCGCGCGCGACGATGTCGATCTCGTCGATATCTGCACGCCCGGTGACAGTCACGCCGAAATCGCCATCGCCGCACTGGAAGCCGGGAAACACGTGCTGTGCGAGAAACCGCTGGCCAATACCGTGGCTGAGGCGGAGGCGATGGCCGCGGCCGCCGAACGCGCGGCCCGCAAGGGCGTGCGTTCCATGGTCGGATTCAGCTATCGGCGCGTACCCGCGCTGGCATTGGCGCGAAACCTGGTGGCGCAGGGACGGATCGGCACGATCCGGCATGTGCGGGCCCAGTATCTGCAAGATTGGCTCGCCGATCCGCACACGCCGCTGAGCTGGCGGCTGGACCGGCAGCGGGCCGGCTCCGGTGCGCTCGGCGACATCGGCGCGCACATCATCGACGCCACCCAGTTCGTCACCGGGGAAACGCTCACCGGGGTCTCGGCCGTGCTGGACACCTTCGTCACCGAACGCCCGCTCCCGGACCGGCCGGGCAGCGGACCCGTCACGGTCGACGACGCCGCCCTGTTCCACGGCCGGCTCTCCGGCGGCGGTCTGGCTTCGTTCGAGGCGAGCCGGGTCGCCGCGGGCCGCAAGAACGCACTCCGGTTGGAGCTCAACGGAACGCACGGTTCGCTCGCCTTCGATCTGGAGGCGATGAACGAGCTGTGGTTCCACGATCACACCGAGCGACCCGAGACCGCTGGCTTCCGGCGCATCCTGGTGACCGAACCGCAGCACCCCTACGCCGGCGCCTGGTGGCCGCCCGGGCACGGCCTCGGCTATGACCACACCTTCACCAATCAGGTCGCCGACCTGGTCATCGCGATCGCGGCCGGCAAAGATCCCGAACCCACCTTCGCCGAGGGGCTCGCCGTGCAGCGGGTCCTCGCGGCAGTCGAGGCGAGCGCGGCCGACGCGGGCCGCTGGACCGCCATCGGAGGAGTACAACCATGA